Below is a window of Aeromonas veronii DNA.
GAGCGCCTGGAATATGATCCTAACCGTACCGCTAACATCGCTCTGGTGTTGTATGCAGACGGTGAGCGTCGTTACATCCTGGCTCCGAAAGGCCTGAAAGCTGGTGACGCAATCGCTTCTGGTGCTGATGCTGCCATCAAGGTAGGTAACGCCCTGCCGATGCGCAACATCCCGGTTGGTTCTACCGTTCACGCTGTAGAGATGAAACCTGGTAAAGGTGCCCAGCTGGCTCGTTCCGCTGGTACTTTCATCCAGATCCTGGCTCGTGAAGGTAACTATGTAACTCTGCGTCTGCGTTCCGGCGAAGTACGTAAAGTTCTGGCCGAGTGCCGCGCTACCATCGGTGAAGTCGGTAACTCCGAGCACATGTTGCGTCAACTGGGTAAAGCCGGTGCAAACCGCTGGCGTGGTATTCGTCCGACCGTTCGCGGTATGGCGATGAACCCGGTTGATCACCCGCACGGTGGTGGTGAGGGTCGTAACAAAGGCATGCAGCCTGTGTCCCCATGGGGCCAGAAGGCTAAAGGCTTCAAGACCCGTAAGAACAAGCGTACCGACAAGTACATCGTACGTCGTCGTAACAAGTAATTGTTAACATAGAGGAATCACCATGCCACGTTCTCTCAAGAAGGGTCCATTTATTGACCTGCACTTGCTGAAGAAGGTAGAGAAAGCGGTGGAAAGCGGGGATAAAAAGCCGGTTAAGACCTGGTCCCGTCGTTCAATGATCATCCCGAACATGATCGGTTTGACCATCGCTGTCCATAATGGTCGTCAGCACGTTCCGGTTTTCGTTACCGAAGAAATGATCGGTCACAAACTGGGTGAATTCGCACCGACTCGTACTTATCGCGGCCATGCTGCTGATAAGAAGGCTAAGAAGCGCTAAGGGATAAATGATGGAAGCTATCGCTAAACACCGTTATGCCCGTACTTCTGCCCAGAAAGCTCGTCTGGTAGCCGATCAAGTACGTGGTCTGTCCGTAGACAAGGCTCTGAATATCCTGACCTTCAGCCCGAAAAAGGCTGCTGTGCTGGTTAAGAAAGTGCTGGAATCTGCCATTGCAAACGCTGAGCACAACGAAGGCGCTGATATCGACGCGCTGCGTGTTGCTACTATCATGGTCGACGAAGGTCCCTCCATGAAGCGCATCCGTCCGCGTGCCAAAGGTCGTGCGGATCGTATCCTCAAGCGTACCGCTCACATCACTGTAGTGGTATCCGA
It encodes the following:
- the rpsS gene encoding 30S ribosomal protein S19, with the translated sequence MPRSLKKGPFIDLHLLKKVEKAVESGDKKPVKTWSRRSMIIPNMIGLTIAVHNGRQHVPVFVTEEMIGHKLGEFAPTRTYRGHAADKKAKKR
- the rplV gene encoding 50S ribosomal protein L22, with the protein product MEAIAKHRYARTSAQKARLVADQVRGLSVDKALNILTFSPKKAAVLVKKVLESAIANAEHNEGADIDALRVATIMVDEGPSMKRIRPRAKGRADRILKRTAHITVVVSDAKAGR
- the rplB gene encoding 50S ribosomal protein L2, with the protein product MAIVKCKPTSPGRRHVVKIVNQELYKGKPFAALLDSKSKSGGRNNNGRITTRHIGGGHKQHYRIVDFKRDKDGIPAKVERLEYDPNRTANIALVLYADGERRYILAPKGLKAGDAIASGADAAIKVGNALPMRNIPVGSTVHAVEMKPGKGAQLARSAGTFIQILAREGNYVTLRLRSGEVRKVLAECRATIGEVGNSEHMLRQLGKAGANRWRGIRPTVRGMAMNPVDHPHGGGEGRNKGMQPVSPWGQKAKGFKTRKNKRTDKYIVRRRNK